The region ATGATATGGTCATATTGTGAGGAGGGGGCTTCTGGATTCCATGTGTCCTATGGGACATTGCCTGAAAGCACTTTCAGCATGCAAACATCTCATAATCCATAATCCAATACATAATCCGTACGACaacatatatagatatgtgaCCCCACCGGGAATCTCTATGCTGGTTATGCTTCAAAAAGCAGGGCTCAAACTAGAGCTACAAATGTCAGATCTGAAAAATAAACTTCTTTGAGCTCCTGATCAGAAAACTCAGTCTTGAGTTGACCAGTAAGGAAGTTGGCCAGACTCCTTTAGCAGCTGTATCCAGGTTTAAAACTCTGAAACAAACCAGCTGGCACCAGAGTGTGTTAGAACTCTGCTGCTCTAGATCGGCATGGCTCATAGTCATGCGCGGCGGGCCTCTGATTCAAGCGGTCTGGAATTGGCCATGTTTCCTCGGTGGTAGGATTGCATTTGCAATTCAGAATTGTCTGAACTTTTCACCCACAGATTTGAACTTTACTTCTTCAGACCACATCTTTTGACTTTAAAAATAGGAAATCTGACTAAAAAATAGGAAAATCTCCCCTTCATGAAGGGGAACCTTTGGGGTATGTCAATATTTGCATAATCCTACCTCCTGTAGGCTCTTTGTAATGGTCTGTTAAGTAGGGTTATGTATAACTTGGTGAAATGAGCTTTATTTAAACTACCATTTGCCCATGTGGGTGTGCAAACTTTCATGCCTGATGGTTGTTAGGCAGCTGTTGGTTGTGCTTGCCTGGACATTAGACATCCAGATAAAGTTACATATGTTCAAGTACTAATTGAACATAACAGATGATTCCCTCAACTACACTACGAGACTGACTGATGGATGTTAGAACAGTTGCTTGTCTTGTGCAGAAACCTTTCTCTGTGCTTTCACATGTTGTCAGTGTGTTACAGACCATTTGTGTTccttggtgtggtgtggtgtgaagCTTACTGCCAATGACTCATTTCAACCCAGTGCCTAGTCATTAACTGTATTAGTACTCTCCTTGCAACAAATGATGGTGCGTTACTGAAActaaaagacagaaaatacatCCTGCTTATCAGCAATTTGGTATCTTGCACTGCCATTTTTAGGTCACTGTTATAAATAAATTGGTAGCTGCCCTCTTTATTGCCCTTCCTGATGAGATCCAGAAGTGGAAATAAAATACTAGATGACAGTCTCAATGCAATATGGACATTGACAGACCACAGGGGCCTCATTTGTCATACATGGCCAGTCATTTGAAGGTCATGTCCCATGCTGTCTCTGCTCATACCAACTGAGAAACACTTCTGCTATTAGTGCTAGTAGTCCGTATAAGATAGTGAAGGAGCAAAAATACAAACTTCTGAAGTTCTCGCTACCAAAGGACATCCACAGGGAATCAGCTCTAAAACGGCTTCCCAAGGCCTTGTGCTCAGTGTCACTACCtgtgaacaaacaaaactaGATTTTCAGCATCATATTGGTTCATTGTGCAGAGAAGAAGCAGCTGATCCACTGCGGCAGTTTCCATCGGGATGGCTGTTAAAAATATGTGTCCTTTTCATGGAGGAGTTGCTAATGTAGGCCTGTGAAGTCATTTCATCTTATCACTGTTCTTTCAAGGCTGAATATGTTGAAAAGATCCTGCCAGTGCTGCAAAGGTTGTCTTAAATGCCATTTTTATATGGACAAGCCCACAGATGCACAGAGAggccaacagagagagagaatgaatctCCTGAGAGAAAGTGGTGGTTGTGTCCATGGATAAAAGAGGTGGTCAAGGCCCAGTGCTCACTGTTGCAGTGCTGAGATTAGCTTGCCTTGTTCTTGGTACTCAGAATGGAGAGGATTCAATAAGAAgctctccttttcttcctccCAGTCTTGCAGGGACAAAGACTCTGCtttagttttcatttcttttttggtCCTGTTATTTTaattgctgctgttttctgcctCATAGGAAAAGCAGTCATTCGGCTGATGCTATATGAATAATGTTAAAgataaatatacatattcaaAACTGCCTTTTTTCCTCCAAATAAATACCTTGTCAGGTAAAGAACTCATTAACATACACTGAATGATCAGTCACTGTCTAAAGTGGCGCTTCATTAAGAAAACTAGGATGAATGCATTATACATCTGTATGAagtccattattattattgttgttgttgttgttattagtGATAGTATTAGAAGTAATACTGTTAGTAGGGGTTATTTTTTATGGTCACAAAATATTCAGCTTGAAGTGGATAATAAGTGgataataatatacatattgTGTGATTCACAGTAAGttatttataaattatacataatATGCAATACTATAGTGTAACTACCAGAGATCTACTAAAACTACTATAATGTAACTACCAGAGATCAACAGGTTAGTTTCAGATAACATGGCTTTGCATGGATTAACATTGGATTAATCTTCTACAACTACTTGTTGTAATTTTAGAAGGTAATACTGACTTTAAAACCTCAAGTACACTTGTAATTGTGCTGTATcaatgtagtgtttttaaattattcttcaGTGTATCAAGGCCTTCCATTCAGCCTCAGTTCTTTAGTGCTGTTCCTGGTCACAGATGTGTCTATAAACTCTCAACAGGGCTAATAAACATGTCGAGATAAATAAACTTATGTCGAGACacaagtgcaggtgtgtgtagttttgCGCAGCACCAGCCCTGCTGTTTTCAACACATTCTTTACAGATGGCATCATAACTCAAGCTGCTAACATGAGGTCATGAGTATCATAAGTATAAAAAAACAGTTTGATCTGGGTAACTTCtgggtttttgggggttttaTTTTGGCCGGGGgcacgaaaacacacacacacacacacacacacacacacacacacacacacacacacacacacacacacacacacactaccagacAAAGGCAGCTGAGCCTAGCACTGGTCACTCTCTCAGCTGGTGGTGAATTAGCACAGCTTGGTTCTCTCTATGTCCACAACAGCCTACAGAACTGTTCTGGAAGACAACCTATAGTGAGTGCCTCAGGCtgcccacacatgcatgtgctatagctcaaaacacaaaaacacacacatacacagacacagccttCTTGCCAAAGCTATCTCAAATCCCACAGTAAGCCCTTAAGGATCTCTCCCTTAGTAACAGAACACAAGGATGAGTTAGGTTCAGTCAGGTTTTTTCCAAGCCACTGCATTATAATTCCTCAGCAACATCACAGAATGTTGCACAGAGAGCTGAAACTCCAGTGGCCATTGTTTTATCATTGAAAGTCAAAGCATGCATTGATTATAGTACTATCAGATCCCTATAATGGCTGAGATTTAAGCCTGAGCCATGTACTGTTGACCCAGTTACCACTGGTCTTATGAcgaggttgttgtttttttaaatataaataaatgtgggCTAATTCTCAGAATAGGTACAGCTGACCAATGGGActtatttagattttaaatcTTGCTCCATCCAACAGGTGATTATCTCCTCAAATATCTCTGCTGGGGATATAGCACCACCATTTTGAATGGTTAGCAGGTTTTCACTCAGAAGAAccaaacaggagagagagagagagagagagagagagagagagagagagagagagagagagagagagagagagagagagagagagagagaggtgcataTGTGgtgcatatacataaataatgcCACATATTGTCTTAGCACACTTgaacagaagcactttgctaATATTTCAGAatcaataaacaacaaaaacatctatatattatatggagaatatttatataatatatggtGGAtgttgggagaaaaaaaagactaaataatgtaacattttcattgttattatttattattgacaTCTTTCAATGCTATACCAGTCTAAACACTATCAAAGCAAATCTGTTGGGCATAGTAACGTAATGCACTCACCCTGTTGGCCAACATTTTGGTCCTTTATGTGTGCACCTGATCCAataagtaatattttaattcagtttctgCCTGAAAGATAATTTGGTATATTATACATTCATGTAACTGAGGGATGGAAAAGGCTTAATTGCCAACTTGGATACGTCACTGTAGTGCTGTTGATTTCAGAGAGTAGAAGAGAACTGCAGTTTTACTGCTACTCTCCAGAGCCAACTAACATTGTGTTTAATTACAATAGAAATAGCAACCTCTCTGAAATGCACTGGACTGAAAATGGATTAaaggttaaaaatatttttccctaGTTATTTAAGAACTCTGTACTCTAAAATATTGGATTTGAGATGAAGCAGTGATTTTGACTTTGACACTTAGTGCGGTCATTAAGCTTTAATTTGCCAATATGTAGATTAATAAACCATAGCATGCAGTTTTTATTCATCGTCCTTATTTTAGGGGATGAACAATAAATGGACAGTTGTCTGCAGGCCATTTGATTCATGGCCTGCAGGGTGTTGTTACAGCATCAGTTCGTGCTGGAGACAGCTTATCAAGGACCTACAAACGACATTTGCGTCTGGGGTGTGTCACCAGGGGCATCTTGAGGCCAACAGGAGGCTGAAAATCTGAATAAATCAGAGACAGAGCCAAACACTCTTGAACCAAGAACGCAGCGGTGGGCTTAGCAACAACAAACATATTGGCACCGCATGGCAGGCCACAATTGTGATGATCAGTATAATCAGTTTTGTTGAGGTGACCAATGCAAATTATATCTTAGATATTCAAAAGTCAAAATTGCCAATATTTTCAGCaactatttctgtttttgctgaTGTTTTATTAGTTAGAAGGAATATGCAGAAGATTCATatattatgatttaaacattgtACCACAGTATTGTTGGATATTGTTGGATACTGCTGCATGATGGTGGTGGTCAAAAGCCAATCACATTCCAATTCTTTAAATTCTGGTATGAAACTGTTCTGGACTCAGATTGGCATCATGATTTATTTGGACATAGAGACATGCAATGCTGCACCCCAACAGAACCTTAAACTGTTCTGTAGATTcacaaaatacatttctcaAGAAATGTAACTATAAAAAGTGCCCTACATATCTTAGAATTTCTGCCGAAGGGCTGTGAGAATATTTTcttcatggatttttttttagtacaGTCATAATTTATATATCAGTTTGCATGCCCTTGCAGTTTTCAGCAGTGTTTCCATGGTCTACATGTTGTAACTTTGTTCACTCAGaattattttctacatttttctaCATAAACCACCAGTATACTTATGAGCTTTTAATACtacattgtttaatttttttaaatttattgttTAACCAcgatttattattttattttctaatattttaacACATACAGTGTCATCTATGGTTTTGCTGTTGGTGTGTTAAAAACCTTTCATGGGTAACTAATTCAGTGCTTTTGTTTTAGATCAAGTGTTCTCAGTTCTGGTCCTGGACCCACTGCTGCACATAGTTAAAGCATTctccaccccaacacacataaTTCTGCCCATTAAGTCCAATGAACTGATGAGCTGGATCAGATGTATTGGGTTTAAGACAAATTTAAAACTACAGGGAAAGTGGATACCCAGAACCGAAACCAAGAGCTCCTACTTCTCATAGCTCAGATCCAGTAGGCCTGTTAGACTAAAAAAGCCATTATACCAGTGTGTGTCTGGCTAAGCAGTTTCtagattaaataaacataaataatttagaaGGCAGGAAGATAAcgttctttatttttttggttggttgttggTTATGGCCCTATATTTTAAACAGCCATTCTGAAAGCAGTCTTAGCTGAGTTCTGCAACACTTTTTAAGGATGCAGAACCTCTTCTTCAAACTCAtccattttctgtgtttatgtattcagTACAGTTTGTGTATTCCAACTGGCTCGTTTACACGAAATATTTACAATGAAACTCAGATCATTGTTCTATTTATAGTGTTGTCATGGCATCAGATGTCTTAGACAAAAGGCAGAAAAGAGAACTGAGATAAAGATTTTCTTATTATGAATGAAAAAGCCTGATGTCTTTCTATCATATTGCTGGATGAGTGCTcccatatatttatttttatcaagaatTCTACATGCATGGATAAATGAATGCAAAGCCATCTGTTATCTTGCAGATGATGATATGAGGAGAAAGTCCAGAGATGACTGATGTGGAGCCTGTAGTTACTGACTTCGCCGCCACAGGACGGACCGGCCGGCGGAACGCCATGCCGGATATATTAGGTTCCACTGCAGGCCCTGGAGCAGCAGACCTGCCCAACAAGCTAGCCGAGCTTTCTGTCGGAGGTATGCTACCTGCTGGACAGTAGCTTCTATGTCATCATCGTAGGCAGGGGCGCCCATCTGTGGTCCTGGAAATCTACCTTACTGTATAGTTTAGTTCCCATCCTAATCTAATGTTCCAACCTTGATTACCTGATGCAGTAAATCAAAACCTTCCATAGCATGTGGATATTAGAGGCAgtggttggaactaaactctgcaggttAGATATTCAAAGCCAGAGCTTGATACCTCTGAGTTCAGCTCAGGGTGGTCACTGTTTTCAGATTCCTAATACAAATTGAAGTAATGACAAATTAATACAGTCAATGTAAACATGCAAGATGCACTCCCACCACTTGTGGAGATAACCTATTGCACTGTTTGGATCTGACAAAGACAAAAGAGTGTTTGAGAGGCACTTTgctgagaagagaaaaagagcttTTTGTCATTATAGAAACACTTTGCTCAAATGGTTAAGTGGTTTCATGTGGTTTGGCTATTGTCCATTGCTGTTATCAACAGGGTGTTTGGAATTCAGGCTGccagacagcacagtgaagaTTCAGTTGTGCTTGTTTTGGAGCTGTTGGTAGGAAAGAAAGTCTGTGACATATTTACTtcctgattgattgattgatttacttatttatttaattttgcacTAAAATGTTTGAGGGCAAAGAAGTATGCTGAAAGTAGGCTTAGTATAAAGGCTTACATTTGTGCCTTTTGAAGCACACAACGTCTGAAATCAAATCCCAATGCCATCTTTATCAAACCGTAAAAAGACATATGTGGTAAGTAAGTGTGAAGTCTGGATTTGGTCTGTTATGGAGAAATTTTAGTAATGAGCCATTATTCCTGAGTCATCCTCAAATACAATAAAGTGCTTTCCTTTCATACTATTGAAGTGATTTCTACATAGCCTTACCCCACCCAGCTGGAGCGTAGAGAGAATCTATAAGTCCGACTATAGGAGAGTAATTCACAGCACAGGATTCACTCAGGATTCCCAGCAGGTGAATGTTTGACTGCCGTAAACGATGGTCCATTAGTGGTTTGTGGCGTCAGCCACAAAAGATTACCAGCTAAACAAGACAGGAAGCACTGCAAACAGCAGGGTATTTAGATCTCATTTTGCATATCAGAGAAATCCTACTTTCAGCATCTCAGCACAAGAATCAGTGTTATGCTTTTAAGTCAATGCTGTCACAACTTCACAGTTTTTCTAGAATAAAAGAATGCTCATAGCAgtcaaataaggaaaataatGTCTGTTAACTAAAATGTTTTACCTCCAGAGGCAATGAAGAGTTGCACTTAGCTTGTAAAGGAATACAGTCTATACTTTATTTCCATGTGGATGTGCTTTTCACAGATGAAGGGGAGCAGGAAGGAGAGGGTGCATCTTCAGGTGTCAGGGCCAAAGACTCTGCAGAGGATGAGGTCAAAGCCGAGGACACATAAGTTCAGCCTTCACAGTGGTGAACCAGACCAGAGACACTGCGAGCTACCTTGCATCCAACCCACTTGACCAGACTACTGTTATTTTACTCTCTGTGCTATGCAAGGGCAGCACCACCCGTGGATGATGCTCTGATGGAGGCCAGTGGAGAGGAAAACCTTTTCACAGAGTAGTCCCCTGGAAATGCCCCTGCCCTAAAGTGTCATCAGATGGTTCATTTCCTACTTGTTAGTGGATCTAATATGGCACATAAAGTCTTAGGAGGCCACCACAGGAAGAGCATAATGGTGAACTGATCTGAGTGTCATCTAGAAACACATGGGACATTTTTTCCAAATGAAAAGGTGAGCTTTTGATTTGTTTACAGGTATTGCCACTGAATGTTGATGTGTAGTTGCAAGAATGTCTCTTTTTTTGCACAACACCACCccccaaataaaaaacattccaTTCGGTAATGTAGAAGTACAATTTTTAGCCTACCTTACATTTGTTTagtaatatattttgttttcttactgTAAAATATGTTCACATTGTTCATATTTCTGTGAGAAGACGTTCTGGTTGTAAATATGGAATTGTACATTCTATTTCCTGACTTCACTGTCTGATGGTGttgaatgttttgctttgtggcTGACATTTTATTGTTGATACTGTAAACCTCATTTCTGGTTGCTGCAGCTATACTAGAGTATCTTTGTTCAAGTGCTGTCAAaatcaaggcaaaaaaaaatttttaagaATGATTCTGTCAGCATAcaaattattttgctttctttttcaagCGCTGTTAATATAGACATCAACTGTGTGAAACTGAAAAAATGCAATTTCTTCTGTTATTAATCCTTCTTATTGTCTCGTTATGAATCCCCTTTGTTGTAGGCTACATACAAAATGACAttatactgtaaaataaatcctttgcttattttttatagTTGTTTTTGGCTCAATGGTTGTAGATCTCTAACAACTGGTGTCTCATTTAACCATCAGAGGGCACTAACTAGTCTCTAATATATGTACAGTTTGTAATGGCCCGATTTTAAAGTTGCCTTATGTcagatttgtttgttaaaattcaaAGAAGTTGCTTTAGTGAGTCAAGAGATAAAACTATCTGTTAAAATTTCCATTTGTTGCTGCAAGTTAACATGTAAAGCACTAAATATTCAAAAGTGAGTGCAATAGTGCCAGATTTGAGTTTTTCAGGCCACATAAGACACCTATTAATGCCACACACAGGCTCAAAAAGAAGGCCTGGGTCAATGGGCTAGTGACCTGAGTAGCTATACTGGGGGCATGGCTCACAGTGCACTCACAGCAAGTTAGTGAATGGGAAAGAGATATCGCTAGAGCTACGGCTTTGCAGAGGTGACCAGCTGAAAGCATTCAGGAAGTTATGCTGGTCTGTAAATCATTGGGTAAACAATATGTattctcatcacacacacacaaatctaacaTGTAATAGCTAATGTCTCTTCTGTGCATTTTATgccattaaatattttaaccaGAGATGTCACCAATTCCCCAAACGTATATTGTCctgctttaagattttatacttattgtaaaaaaataaagaaataaaaaataaataaaaaaggagaaagaaaacttGAGAATAGATGTCCTGGGCAATTAAAAAGTTAATCTGATATTTCCATGATAAACAGGCCTAAAAACATATACTGGAATTCTGTGGCAACTACAGAAACTTAGCTAGTAATGACAACAAATtgataaacctcaaacctgaaccTCCCTAGCATTTCCAGAGTTTTGCAACAAAATACCAAACTTACAAACAATTAATGTAAGATACTGATTTTGTATATTCATTTTCTTATATCGCATTAAACGCGTTACTAATTTCTGGTGAAGGTTTAATGTGGTAATGTAATGCAATATTGCGGTTGAAAACATACAGTATGTGTAACGTTCCAGCGGGAACAGGCAAGAGgaagaatgcaaatgcaggaggtgtTTTACTAAGCGAAggtaacaaaacacagaggacaaaacaaacagaggcaaggGTGACGACAGTATAGCGGGCATAAACGAGACACAACATACAACCctgacttaccaaaataaccagaACAAATCAAGGATTAATCAGACGTAGATGAACGTAACAGGGAAAgccaaaacacggactggagcTCAGGCACagacgaggggcagagaaaacgaaaccaaggaacg is a window of Electrophorus electricus isolate fEleEle1 chromosome 3, fEleEle1.pri, whole genome shotgun sequence DNA encoding:
- the pkib gene encoding cAMP-dependent protein kinase inhibitor beta is translated as MTDVEPVVTDFAATGRTGRRNAMPDILGSTAGPGAADLPNKLAELSVGDEGEQEGEGASSGVRAKDSAEDEVKAEDT